One stretch of Juglans microcarpa x Juglans regia isolate MS1-56 chromosome 3D, Jm3101_v1.0, whole genome shotgun sequence DNA includes these proteins:
- the LOC121254185 gene encoding probable nucleoredoxin 1 isoform X2: MADGEASVTETTNGGAHDFRSLLSGEDRDFLVRNNGDQVRIDSLEGKKLALYFSASWCGPCRRFTPSFVEVYNELSPKGDFEVIFVSADEDESSFKEYFSKMPWLAIPFSDSGKRDHLDGLFKVQGIPHLVLIDEDGKVVSDNGVQIIQEYGVEGYPFTQEKIKELKDQEEAARKNQSLRSILVSRSRDFIISADGRKVPVSELEGKIVALYFLLFSYKSCGDFTPKLVEVYEKLKAKGESFEVVMIPLDDDEESFNQGFESMPWFSLPMKDKNCGKLVRYFELSTLPTLVIIGPDGRTLHSNVAETIEEHGVLAYPFTPEKFAELAEIQKAKEEAQTLESILVLGDRDFVIGKDGVKIPVSDLVGKNILLYFSAHWCPPCRAFLPKLTEAYHKIKANDDAFEVIFISSDKDDASFSDFFSGMPWLALPFGDPRKASLSRTFKVYGIPMVVAIGPSGRTVTKDARDLIMMHGADAYPFTDERVKEIEAKIDKMKSKGPRMMILREKKIPKKGGSVMGMSAKKLESSVSETLRC; this comes from the exons ATGGCGGACGGTGAAGCAAGCGTTACCGAGACAACCAACGGCGGTGCTCACGACTTTCGTTCGCTCCTCTCGGGAGAAGATAGGGACTTTCTTGTTCGCAACAACGGGGATCAG GTTAGAATTGACAGCTTGGAGGGGAAGAAGCTTGCGCTTTATTTTTCCGCATCATGGTGTGGCCCATGTCGGCGATTCACCCCAAGTTTTGTCGAGGTGTACAATGAACTCTCTCCAAAAGGTGATTTTGAGGTCATTTTTGTTTCTGCTGATGAAGATGAGTCGTCCTTCAAAGAGTACTTCTCCAAGATGCCATGGCTTGCAATCCCATTTTCTGATTCAGGCAAACGTGATCACTTGGATGGATTGTTCAAGGTTCAGGGGATACCCCACCTTGTACTCATTGATGAAGATGGGAAAGTTGTGAGTGACAATGGAGTCCAGATCATTCAAGAATATGGAGTTGAAGGATACCCTTTTACACAAGAAAAGATCAAAGAATTGAAAGATCAAGAGGAAGCCGCCAGGAAGAATCAATCTTTGAGATCTATCTTGGTATCCCGCTCACGGGACTTTATAATCTCAGCTGATGGCAGGAAG GTGCCTGTCTCTGAACTTGAGGGGAAGATAGTTGCTTTGTATTTCTTATTGTTCTCATACAAGTCGTGCGGTGATTTTACGCCAAAACTTGTTGaggtttatgaaaaattgaaggCAAAGGGAGAGAGCTTCGAGGTTGTGATGATACCacttgatgatgatgaggaatcATTTAATCAGGGTTTTGAAAGCATGCCCTGGTTCTCCCTGCCCATGAAGGACAAGAACTGTGGGAAGCTGGTTCGATACTTTGAACTTTCCACCCTCCCCACTTTGGTTATTATAGGGCCAGATGGAAGGACTCTACATTCTAATGTTGCTGAAACCATTGAAGAACATGGAGTTCTGGCATACCCATTCACCCCAGAAAAGTTTGCAGAGCTTGCTGAAATACAGAAGGCAAAAGAGGAAGCTCAAACCCTCGAGTCAATTTTGGTTTTAGGGGATCGAGATTTTGTCATTGGGAAAGATGGAGTCAAG ATTCCAGTGTCGGATTTAGTTGGGAAGAACATCCTCCTTTACTTCTCAGCACATTGGTGCCCGCCTTGCCGTGCCTTTCTACCAAAACTTACGGAGGCATACCACAAGATCAAGGCAAATGATGATGCTTTTGAAGTGATTTTCATCTCTAGTGACAAGGACGATGCCTCCTTTAGTGATTTCTTTTCAGGAATGCCATGGCTGGCACTTCCCTTTGGGGACCCGAGGAAAGCATCATTGAGTCGCACGTTTAAAGTCTATGGTATCCCCATGGTTGTAGCCATTGGACCTAGTGGCCGAACTGTCACAAAAGATGCTAGAGATCTCATTATGATGCATGGTGCGGATGCTTATCCTTTCACTGATGAGCGAGTAAAGGAGATCGAGGCCAAAATTGACAAGATG AAGTCAAAGGGCCCAAGGATGATGATTCTAAGGGAGAAGAAAATCCCAAAGAAGGGTGGGTCTGTGATGGGGATGTCTGCAAAAAAGCTTGAGAGTTCCGTTTCTGAAACTTTGAGATGTTGA
- the LOC121254185 gene encoding probable nucleoredoxin 1 isoform X1 — translation MADGEASVTETTNGGAHDFRSLLSGEDRDFLVRNNGDQVRIDSLEGKKLALYFSASWCGPCRRFTPSFVEVYNELSPKGDFEVIFVSADEDESSFKEYFSKMPWLAIPFSDSGKRDHLDGLFKVQGIPHLVLIDEDGKVVSDNGVQIIQEYGVEGYPFTQEKIKELKDQEEAARKNQSLRSILVSRSRDFIISADGRKVPVSELEGKIVALYFLLFSYKSCGDFTPKLVEVYEKLKAKGESFEVVMIPLDDDEESFNQGFESMPWFSLPMKDKNCGKLVRYFELSTLPTLVIIGPDGRTLHSNVAETIEEHGVLAYPFTPEKFAELAEIQKAKEEAQTLESILVLGDRDFVIGKDGVKIPVSDLVGKNILLYFSAHWCPPCRAFLPKLTEAYHKIKANDDAFEVIFISSDKDDASFSDFFSGMPWLALPFGDPRKASLSRTFKVYGIPMVVAIGPSGRTVTKDARDLIMMHGADAYPFTDERVKEIEAKIDKMAKGWPEKVKHALHEHELVLTRGGTYICDGCNEEGNFWSYLCEDCDFSLHPKCALEEVKGPKDDDSKGEENPKEGWVCDGDVCKKA, via the exons ATGGCGGACGGTGAAGCAAGCGTTACCGAGACAACCAACGGCGGTGCTCACGACTTTCGTTCGCTCCTCTCGGGAGAAGATAGGGACTTTCTTGTTCGCAACAACGGGGATCAG GTTAGAATTGACAGCTTGGAGGGGAAGAAGCTTGCGCTTTATTTTTCCGCATCATGGTGTGGCCCATGTCGGCGATTCACCCCAAGTTTTGTCGAGGTGTACAATGAACTCTCTCCAAAAGGTGATTTTGAGGTCATTTTTGTTTCTGCTGATGAAGATGAGTCGTCCTTCAAAGAGTACTTCTCCAAGATGCCATGGCTTGCAATCCCATTTTCTGATTCAGGCAAACGTGATCACTTGGATGGATTGTTCAAGGTTCAGGGGATACCCCACCTTGTACTCATTGATGAAGATGGGAAAGTTGTGAGTGACAATGGAGTCCAGATCATTCAAGAATATGGAGTTGAAGGATACCCTTTTACACAAGAAAAGATCAAAGAATTGAAAGATCAAGAGGAAGCCGCCAGGAAGAATCAATCTTTGAGATCTATCTTGGTATCCCGCTCACGGGACTTTATAATCTCAGCTGATGGCAGGAAG GTGCCTGTCTCTGAACTTGAGGGGAAGATAGTTGCTTTGTATTTCTTATTGTTCTCATACAAGTCGTGCGGTGATTTTACGCCAAAACTTGTTGaggtttatgaaaaattgaaggCAAAGGGAGAGAGCTTCGAGGTTGTGATGATACCacttgatgatgatgaggaatcATTTAATCAGGGTTTTGAAAGCATGCCCTGGTTCTCCCTGCCCATGAAGGACAAGAACTGTGGGAAGCTGGTTCGATACTTTGAACTTTCCACCCTCCCCACTTTGGTTATTATAGGGCCAGATGGAAGGACTCTACATTCTAATGTTGCTGAAACCATTGAAGAACATGGAGTTCTGGCATACCCATTCACCCCAGAAAAGTTTGCAGAGCTTGCTGAAATACAGAAGGCAAAAGAGGAAGCTCAAACCCTCGAGTCAATTTTGGTTTTAGGGGATCGAGATTTTGTCATTGGGAAAGATGGAGTCAAG ATTCCAGTGTCGGATTTAGTTGGGAAGAACATCCTCCTTTACTTCTCAGCACATTGGTGCCCGCCTTGCCGTGCCTTTCTACCAAAACTTACGGAGGCATACCACAAGATCAAGGCAAATGATGATGCTTTTGAAGTGATTTTCATCTCTAGTGACAAGGACGATGCCTCCTTTAGTGATTTCTTTTCAGGAATGCCATGGCTGGCACTTCCCTTTGGGGACCCGAGGAAAGCATCATTGAGTCGCACGTTTAAAGTCTATGGTATCCCCATGGTTGTAGCCATTGGACCTAGTGGCCGAACTGTCACAAAAGATGCTAGAGATCTCATTATGATGCATGGTGCGGATGCTTATCCTTTCACTGATGAGCGAGTAAAGGAGATCGAGGCCAAAATTGACAAGATGGCAAAGGGGTGGCCTGAGAAGGTAAAGCACGCACTCCATGAGCACGAGCTAGTGCTCACTCGTGGTGGAACTTATATATGTGATGGGTGCAATGAGGAGGGGAATTTCTGGTCATATCTCTGTGAGGATTGCGACTTTAGTCTCCATCCCAAGTGTGCTTTGGAAGAAGTCAAAGGGCCCAAGGATGATGATTCTAAGGGAGAAGAAAATCCCAAAGAAGGGTGGGTCTGTGATGGGGATGTCTGCAAAAAAGCTTGA
- the LOC121255077 gene encoding uncharacterized protein LOC121255077 gives MAAKNVEAGRRSFAELVSVVPQPLPELSVPHRGPKYVDGEICFQFTKEEIARSAEPFRFSIVLKFLRQRPSLDVIRSFIHIRWGLSCMPMVTAMRRPRNVFIRMTNEQDFLKAISRETCEVNGVHYRVFHWKLDFNEDEEPSLVTVWIVLPGLPPNFYHETFLKIFTTLIGRYIRRDNPTKCATRTDGARLCLEMDASKKPISYFWIGMPGSGCKQEILYETLPAFYINCKVQGHNAHTCNLKNRKDGEKIWMRKNVKDAEEKKAEPQTEINVELDKGKGVMMTEVGMEKGDPEKKIRDCGAQDQH, from the coding sequence ACCACTTCCAGAATTATCGGTGCCTCATCGTGGGCCGAAGTACGTGGATGGAGAAATATGTTTTCAGTTCACTAAGGAGGAAATTGCTCGATCTGCGGAACCTTTTCGTTTTTCTATTGTATTGAAATTCCTAAGACAGAGACCCTCGTTGGATGTGATTCGGTCGTTTATACATATCCGCTGGGGATTATCTTGCATGCCGATGGTTACAGCTATGCGGAGACCAAGAAATGTTTTCATTCGAATGACAAATGAGCAAGATTTCTTGAAAGCTATTTCTCGGGAAACTTGTGAGGTGAATGGGGTTCATTATCGAGTTTTTCATTGGAAACTAGATTTTAATGAAGATGAGGAGCCGTCGTTGGTCACAGTTTGGATTGTGTTGCCGGGTCTACCAccaaatttttatcatgaaacttTTCTAAAGATTTTCACTACTCTGATTGGTAGATACATTAGAAGAGATAATCCAACAAAATGTGCAACTCGCACGGATGGAGCACGTTTATGCTTGGAGATGGATGCTTCAAAAAAACCGATTTCTTATTTTTGGATTGGGATGCCAGGGTCGGGATGTAAGCAGGAAATTCTTTATGAGACACTTCCAGCGTTCTATATAAATTGTAAAGTTCAAGGGCATAATGCACATACCTGTAATTTGAAGAATCGTAAAGATGGAGAAAAGATTTGGATGCGAAAGAATGTAAAAGatgctgaagaaaaaaaagcagAGCCACAAACTGAAATAAATGTTGAGTTGGATAAAGGCAAGGGAGTGATGATGACGGAAGTAGGAATGGAAAAAGGCGATCCGGAAAAAAAGATACGGGATTGTGGTGCACAAGATCAACATTAG